The sequence GTGATCCTGTACCCTATGGAGCAGGCATAAGCATTCTTCTGACACTTCTTGTATTTTTTCCGATACTCTATGGAATCGTCGACTTCACGCCGATTCTCGAGCATAGGCTCCATATTATCATCGTACTTGCGATATTCATAGCGATTATTTCTTTTCTCGATGATATGGATACTATCGGGAAAAGTCCTATCAGAATTCCGCCGATATTTCGACTTCTGATGCAGATTGGTGTTGGGATGATCATCGGACTCACAAGTATAAAAATCTCATACGTGAGTAATATATTTGGTGGAGTACTCAACCTCACGGATTATTATTTCGATTTTGCCGTGAATGGGATGCAGATTACTGTATACTATATTCCACTTCTCGTGACGACATTCTGGTATGTGCTAGTGTTCAATAGTGTGAACTTCTCAGACGGTATTCCTGGGCTGACTGGAGGATTCGCGCTCATATCGTTCATCATCCTCGCTGGACTCGCACTCAAGCTCTATATCACTGAGACTTCTCTTGCCAGTCAGGAGAATTCCCGTTTCCTTCTCACGCTGCTCGTTATCATCATTCCTGCGACGTTTTTCCTCACACGGGCTGATATATCGAGAAAAGTGATTATGGGAGATTCTGGAACAATTATGCTCGCTTTCTTTATCGCCACTTTCGCGATTGTCGCTGGCGGGAAAATCGCTACTGCTGTCTCTGTTCTCGGAATCTATCTCATTGATCTCGTCTATGTGGTCACGAACCGCATCCTAAAAGGAAAAAATCCGCTCAAATGAGAACAATCCACCCATCTTCATTTTCGTCTCATGGAACTCGGATTATCGAAAAGTCAGATTCGGACGATTATTTTTTCTCTCACGGCGATTTTTGGAGTCTCTGCAATATTCCTCTCGACTATAGGAAAGACAATTCTCTTGGTCATTATTGCTATCATCACTATTTTCCTCACAGAGATTCTCACAATCGTTCGGAAGAAATAAATTGTCAATGGTTTTTCTTTTGATTTTTTGAAGATTTCTCTGTATACTTTGTATGTATTATTTTTATATATGAAACAAGAAATTTCTCTCAATTCCCTCTACGAACTTCTCTCGAACTTCATCGTAAAACAAGAAGCTTTCAATGCCAAACAAGAAGTTCATAATAATAAAACGGATGCGAATTTTGCAAGTATTCGAGAAGATCTCTCTGATTTCCGTCGCGAAGAGAAAGCGAATCATAATCTTTCTCATCGCATGATTATGCAAGCATTCGAGGGTATCAGTGACATTCGAGCCGAGCTCGATGATGAAGATGCACCATGGAAACCAAAGAAGAAGTAATCCAAAAAATTCCTCGTAAATACGAGGAATTTTTCTTATGCATTGAATCGTTCTTCTACTTTCGCCCAATTCACCACATGCCAGAAATTCTCGAGATATTTCGCACGAGCATTGCGATAGTCGATATAGTATGCATGTTCCCAGATATCGCAGGTCAGAAGTGGTGTGTCCCCTGTCGTGAGTGGAGTTGCTGCATTCGATGTCGAGACAATATCGAGTGTTCCATCAGATTTCTTCACGAGCCAAGTCCACCCAGAACCGAAATTCGCTAGCGCTGCCTTATTGAACTCAGCAACGAATCCCATACCATCCCCCCATTTCAGAGATATAGCATCATAGAGAGGACTCTCGCCTGGTTTTGGAGACTCTTTTGGCATATTCTCAACTGACGTAAGTGTTTCAAAGTAGAATGTATGATTCCAGATTTGTGCAGCATTATTGAAGATTCCTCCTGCTGGCGCTTTTCGGATGATTTCTTCGAGTGAGAGATTCTCATACTCCGTTCCAGGAATGAGCTTATTCAGGTTATCGACGTAGGTCTGGTGATGTTTTCCATGATGGAACTGAAGTGTCTCCTCACTGATATATGGCGCAAGTGCATTCATCGCATATGGGAGAGTTGGGAGTGTGTGTGTCATAATTTATTACTTTAGAATTTAAAATCGAATTTGATTATACCGATTCTCTCAGAAATTCAAATCTTTATGAGAATGAGTTTCGTTATAAAAAGTAATAATATTTATTTGACAAGTATTGGTAAAAATATATATTCATCAAGTTGATGAAACGCGGTGCGAGATAGTCTTCTTGCTGCCTAGTCTGGATTGTATGGGAACAATCATAGATACTCCAATCGGAGCGAGATTCAACAGAGGAGAAACCCATGACCATGAAAGACCAAAAAGTCCCGACTTCCGCCGGAAAATCCGGTGTTCAAGCGATGAAATACGTAGAGCGGGGCGGGGCGACTCATCATCGCGAGGATCGCAAGTCTGCAGAACAGCGTGGCCGGCGTGCCCCTGCTGACGCACAGAAACGGTGGGCAACCACTGCCCACTTTACAACCGCCTGAGAGGAGGTGACCTGGTTTTCCAGGATCTCTACCTGTACCAAAAAGTGCAGGAAGGTAAGCACATTGCGAGAAGTCGCTGATGGGCTTACCCCACGAATAAAAGCCCCGCATTACGCGTGGGCTTTTTTCTTGCCTTTTCCACCTATTTTCATATCCTCTCTGTAAAAACTATCATACTGTAATTCTATAAATCCAATCCATGATTCTCGACTGACGCCTCGTTGCCTCCACTATTCTCGAAAATATCAAGAACGAGATTACTTTCTCTGAAAATGGACAGAAACCCATGCTCGCTGTTGTGCTTGTGGGTGAAAATCCTGCGAGTCTTTCCTATGTTCGGATGAAGGAGAAGCGCGCGCGCGAAGTGGGAATGGGCTTTTGACTCTATCAATTTCCCGTGACGATCGATCAGGCAACACTCGAAGAAGAAGTGCGCAGTCTTTCTCAGAATGAGAAGATTCATGGCATCATCGTCCAAGCACC is a genomic window of Candidatus Gracilibacteria bacterium containing:
- a CDS encoding MraY family glycosyltransferase; amino-acid sequence: MSFSFEIIILFLASCILSPLILSGCSYFLRKWTLLDRPHLYKSEQGRDPVPYGAGISILLTLLVFFPILYGIVDFTPILEHRLHIIIVLAIFIAIISFLDDMDTIGKSPIRIPPIFRLLMQIGVGMIIGLTSIKISYVSNIFGGVLNLTDYYFDFAVNGMQITVYYIPLLVTTFWYVLVFNSVNFSDGIPGLTGGFALISFIILAGLALKLYITETSLASQENSRFLLTLLVIIIPATFFLTRADISRKVIMGDSGTIMLAFFIATFAIVAGGKIATAVSVLGIYLIDLVYVVTNRILKGKNPLKGEQSTHLHFRLMELGLSKSQIRTIIFSLTAIFGVSAIFLSTIGKTILLVIIAIITIFLTEILTIVRKK
- a CDS encoding superoxide dismutase, with the protein product MTHTLPTLPYAMNALAPYISEETLQFHHGKHHQTYVDNLNKLIPGTEYENLSLEEIIRKAPAGGIFNNAAQIWNHTFYFETLTSVENMPKESPKPGESPLYDAISLKWGDGMGFVAEFNKAALANFGSGWTWLVKKSDGTLDIVSTSNAATPLTTGDTPLLTCDIWEHAYYIDYRNARAKYLENFWHVVNWAKVEERFNA